In Lagopus muta isolate bLagMut1 chromosome 14, bLagMut1 primary, whole genome shotgun sequence, the DNA window GTTTATTGGTAAAGTCTCACCTCTGTCCCAACAAGCACAAACACCTGCTGGGCGTTGTAAGAAGGTCAGCTCTTGTCCAACAAGTTGGATTTGTGAGACGGTCAAAACCTTGGACTTGGTTCCTCCTTATTTTTTGCAACCAGCCCTATGTTTGCACAGGAAAAAGGGCTCCTCAAGCCACAGCTGACATTcgcttttaatgaaaataaacctgGTTGGAGGCTCACCAGACAGCCTGATGGCTTCGACACGACCAGTAGCTTTTAGACTGGATTGGCTCTGGTGTTGCCTAACAGTGTACAAAAGGAAGTTTACATCAGCACAGAACTATTTTGGGAACAGCAGTACATGGCTGCAGTAGCAGCTTCATCTGTTATGCTGGATCCTGGTTTGACTGGCTTAAAACTTCCAGTTTTCAGGGCAGGAAACAATGTGTCCTGCAGCTGGCTGAGTGACTTTCaaccttctttctctctgctgaatGGAAGAGTTTTAGACCTTTTGGTACTGCTGTGACCTATGAGAGACTAATGCTTTCTAATTCTGCCATGAATATTAAATCCAGAGCTGTATTAGCAATGCCAACAGTACTGGTACATAAAACAGAGCTGCACGTTATTTCATTTATGTAGAGAAAGGGACACATCTGACCTCCACATCTCAGCCTCTAGAGTGTTTTCTTCCCAGCTCTCATTCTACACAATGTCAATACATTACAATAGCtgctctcttttccctttttttgtgtTGTAGGAAAAATGTTCAAGTCTCTGGATCTGAGCTTGATCGTGGAGTTCATACTGATGTTCTATAAGGACAAACCCATTGATTGGTTGCTGGATCACATCCTTTGGGTGAAAGTCTGCAACCCTGAGAAGGACGCGGTACGTAAATAACCTGCACTGAAGGGAAAGTTCTtctgagagagaagaaagatggTTGGTCTGTACCTGCAGAGGCTTTGGAGGGTCGTGTGAGTGCACTCTGGTTCTGGCTGACTTAGCACTGAGCCTTGCTGCTCCTCTGGGCTTCCTTATGGACAGTGCAGGATGGGGGAGTTCAGCcctttctgcagctgcctgaaaAGGCGTTCTTTCTGCATCCCTCtgttcctgcagccctgcagcacagcagccatccCCACACCGTACCCTGGAATAACCCTTGGCTCAGTGCTCATTTAGCATCCCCGCAGGGAgcctgcacaggctgccctcagctgaccctccctgccctgcttcccGGCGGCACACTGGCATCTCACTGCAGCATCTGGGAAGGTGCAGAGTGCTGACACTGGAtcctgctttgtgctgccttGTGgagtcagcagcagaaagccCTGCACCCACGGGCTGTGTTTTAAgttgtagcagcagcagcagggggctAAACTGAGTGGGATGGGCAGAGAAGGAGCGAGGGTGAGCACGAGTGAGATGAGCTCACTGCCATCTCCCCGCCCTCCTCCCTGAGCATACTGTATTTACTCTGCactgcttctgttctgctgacAGACGCTGAGCAGCTGAGTCCCAGTGGCCCAGAATAGCTGCGTGCTCAGAGCCAGCAGCCTGGGAGGGACCTGGTGGCCACAAAGACCTGGTGACTCGTGCCAGGGCAACCAGTCACACTGGGGCTAATATTGTATTTCTCCTCGAGGGCCAGAGCTGGGTgacagagcagccctgagccTCTGTGCAGGCCCCCAATGACCTCTCACCCTTGGGCAGGGTTGGGGCTGTGGAGATGGAGTGGGGAATGGGACTGcactctgtgctgccctgctctctGTGCCCCCTCCCTACAGCCTTCAGCCTGAGATTTGGTTCAGCACAGGTCCCACCACGCTGCcccatcagctctgctcagctcctgcctggCAGAGTCCTCCGAGGGCTTCCCAGGGGAACCTGCAAGCCTCTTAAATGtgttgcctttttaaaaattaacctACTTTCCATGTGGATTTCTGGCTTCTTTTCCCTACTGTTTGCATGATTaactcagcactgctccctTTCAAACACGACTCCCATTTGTAAATCCTGCTGTGCGGAACCAAGTGAGTAGCAGTGAGAATTTGTCTTTTTGACTGAAAGTTTGTTTGACCTGAGCTTTCACTGAGTGCTTTGTCTGCTCTGGATATagcctgcttttccttttaaaactacTTTTAGATTTAcctgaggcagagctgtgtgaaaGGATGGCCTTATTACCACCAGCTGAGCCCAGTCCTGGCTTTACTGggtcagtgctgctgtcagcgAATGCCTCTTTAGCAGAAGTagtaaaagagaggagaaaccAGGAGGTGTCacagcctcctcctctccccttcccccttctctgCCCACCCAGAGATGAGAGCTGACGGTTGCTCTGCGGGGCCGCGTTTGTTGTCGCTGGCAATGAGCAGggctgcttttaattttctgatgTAACGTGAGCTGATTAGGGGATTATCTGCTGGCAGCTCACAGGGGTGTGCCTAGGATCTCACAGCTCAGGGATGGTGGCAGTGTCACCCCCCCCGCCTTTCACTGTACCCAGTGGTGCCAGGCAGGTGAGTCGGAGGAAGgggaacaaaacacagaaagccCAGGCCCACTGCTGCCATTCCCCTCCTCATggctttgctctgtgctcttgGGGCTGTTATCCTTTCCCTCCCCGTCATCTCCCTCCCCATGgagagcagtggctgcagcagagctgcacgtCCGAGTTCATTACGTGGTGGGATGGACACAAAGCAGCCAACAGCTTTGGCAGCACCCAACAAAAACTGCCAATAGACTGAAAACTGCCCAGTGATGAGACTGTGACTGCTGCCTGCGAGCTTAGGCTCTAAATATCCCAGAACTTACTGTCACCTCAGAAATAAGAGATCCTGAGCTCTGAGTCATAGGGAAAGGGCTTTCCAGATCAGCCAAGgacaaaagaaactgaattctCTGCCTGTCCCTACTTCACATCGCCCAGAGATCTGCTCATCGTTTGCCAGGATGCGCTTAGCAATGAGAAACGTGGCAGTGAGCTGTGAGCCCCGGCTGCTCACCAGACCCTGGTGGTGACCTTCGTGTCTCTGAGATCAGTCATTCCCTCAGGGGTTCCTCTGTTGATGCTGGAAGCTGGCACGTGAGGTGGTGACATGGGGGATTTTCCCATTTCAGAAGCACTGCGACAGGCAGAAGGCAAACCTGAGGATCCGCTTCAAGCCCTCGCTCTTCCAGCACGTGGGAACCCACTCCTCTTTGGCTGGGAAGATCCAAAAGCTGAAGGTGGGTACTGAGCAGTCTCTGACCCCCATAGTGGAGACATCCCCTCTGCTACTGCAGACAGATTAGATGGTGTAAGGCCTTTGATAAGCTGCCCCTCACCTGGCAGAGAGCTGGTGTGCGCAGAGTTCTGTGACATTTGGAAGTTGTGTTCAAGCTGTTGGCTGAGacacagggagcagcagtgctccatTCTTCACTGCGCAAATCAAGAGCTTTTAATTTGCACTGCCTCGTTGGAAGCCCCATTCGTCATGGCTGAGAGCAGCTTGTGatcctttcctgctttcttgCTTTGCCTCCATCAAGGACAAGGACTTTGGCAAACATGCCCTGCGAAAGGAGCACGTCAACCCTCCTGCAGAGGTGAGCACCAGCCTGAAAACCTACCAGCACTTCACCCTGGAGAAGGCTTACCTGAGAGAGGATTTCTTCTGGGCCTTCACACCCACCGCTGGAGACTTCATCAGATTCAGATTCTTCAAACCACTCCGCATTGAAAGGCCGGTGCTTGGGGGCTGCACGGGTGGGGAACACCGGGTGGGCACAGAGTGTGAGGAGATACTTCTCTCACGTTGTCCTGGCTCTCCCTTTGGGCTGAATTCTTTGCCCATGCCCATTATAGCTCCCTGGGAGGAGGGAGCAGTGCTCTGCCAGGGGGAGGGCGATTTGACTTGAGCCTTTTTGGTGGGTCCATGTCTGCTAGAACCCTTTGCTTTCCTGCACTTAGGAACAACCCATAGGGTACCCATCTGGTACAGGTGTCCTTACCAACCAGGTGCTTTCTAGGAATTGCACCTCTTAGGTTGAGATGTTTGATGGCTCACCTGAATAAAAGTCATCACTTCCCTGTGCTCAATGTagttttctgtggttttggtCTCTGTCACAGGTTCTTCTTCCGCAGCGGGAACATTGAGCACCCTGAAGACAAACTCTTCAATACCACTGTGGAAGTTTTGCCATTTGATGTAAGTGTGTTAGTGAGAGCTGAGATGTGGGTGGagggggaagaagaagaggatgGAGAAGGGAGAGCCACTGAGAACTGTCAGGAGAACCTCGAGTGCCTTTGGGAGGTGCTGGCAGCCTGAGCAGCTGATCCCCTGGTATGGAATCGCGTtgggagctgggatggagctgcctACAGAGGATACCCAGGTGGATGGGGTGGCTGCAAAGGAAGGGCTGGGGCAGGATGTGTAGCTCCTTGTGCAGGGCAGGGGAATGAGGTGCCACAGAGTGCTGAGACCTGCATATAGCCAGGGATGCTTTGGGGGTGGCTCTGGGGGTTGCTTCTATTGCCTGGGGCTTTGGGGTGGTTCTCACTGCTGGTCCTGAGCTGAGAGCTCCTCTCCAtcctgcagagcctgcagtCAGACAAGGAAACCTTGCAGGAGGGAAGAGGTACAGCTGTCAGATACCACAGAACAGCCGATGGCTACATCCAGATAGGTATGGCAGGGAGGAGACCCTGCATGCATCCCCTGTGCTCATCTTCACATGACTTAAAgctgttctttctttgtttggAAAATAGGGCACAAGTATtgagtgtgatttttttccattttcttttccttctttttttttttcaaattattccCAAAATGGGACATAGCAACAGGCTGAATGCTTGCTAACGCTGTGCAAGGAAGCACTGCCTCCTGTGCCTTACCCTGTCTCTTGTCTAttacagcacagtgctgcatcaGTCTGTCTGCACTTGTTCTGTCTGTATTTTGTTCTAACTGATGGGTGCTGCTCCTTTCAGTGTAGCAGAGTGCACTCTGTGCTTCACTGATGGCTTCTCAGTTGGTTTCAGCCCCTTCCTGATGCCTGGGCCCTGTGTGCACAGTCCCCATGGTgcccctgctctgccagccccaCCTCACCTGTGCTCTCCCGCCAGGCTCCTTCTCCAAGGGTGTTGCAGAGGGTGAGGTGGACCCATCCTTCGGGCCGCTGGAAGCCATCCGCCTCTCCATCCAGACCGACTCCCCAGTGTGGATCATCCTGAGCGAGGTGCGCTGCTCTGCCGCCGCGACCACCCCAGCCTCATCATCTGCAGCATCCCGCACCGTTCCGTGCTGTGTAACAGGCCACGTTTACACGACTGCtgtcttctctcctctcctttcagATTTTTATCAAAAAAGCAGAGTGAAGCAGGCATGCTGAAGGATGGACACACGTAGCGCCCGGGTCCTTCTACCTCCCCCCACTCTTCCTCGTTCCTGAGCCGGCCGAGATGCGGGGACCGCGATGCCAGCGAGGTGGCACCCGgctgctgggaggagctgcACTCTGACCTGTGGGCACCGGGCAGCCCTCCACACCTTGGCTTCGAGGCCAGCACTGGTGCTGCGGGGCTTGGACAGACTTTCCtctggaaggaggaaaaaaagcaaaaaaccaagCTGCCCTGCAAAGGGGTGGCTTTGCTCCCCTAGACAAGACCCAGGTTCTCACCGCTCCTCCTGTGGGCGCGTTGTCAGTGTGCGGGGCCGTTCAGTGTTGGGACGAGCTTTAGCAGTCATGGAGACTAAAAGCACCTTCAGCCCAAGAAAGGGGAATGGTGGCTGTGTTTGGGGACGGAGAGGGCCAGATTCAGACAGCTTTATCCTGCCCCTGCTTTGCAGGCTGATGCATGGGTGCGGGATCGCTGGGATGGGAACAGCCAGGGATCAACGTGTGCATCACTGTAGCACAGGCACTGATCCTGACCATGGCTGTAGATTCTTGAGGGTGAGGACTGACCCTCCTGTGGTGGAGGAGGGACAAATCCAAAAGGGGGTTGGAGCTCTGAGTagggcagggaaaaaaataaacgCCACACTGTGCCTGCCAGCATTGAACACAGCCCCTTAACTCATGGTGAAGTCTCCAGTGTCTTCATGCCTTGAGATTGAgtgcagaaaacagctttttaagtAACTATTACTGGTTGGTGTgaattttttggaaaaataaaaataaaaaaaaagcagaagtagcCCAGTTCAAAAATAGTAGGGATTAGTGTAAATCCCAATGTCTCTTCAGCTATACACTGGAATGCATTATACTACTTTAACgtgctgtattttttattattggaTACATTTGATTTTTCAATTACATctctatatataaatatataaaataatgtgcactgtaataaaagcaaaatttaaacCTTTGGTGCAGCTGTGAGAGGTGCTGGGAGTGGGCTGGCATTCAGCTGGGCCGTCCCTGCTTCCTGCCCTGGGAATAAAAAAGCTTTCATCTGCTCTTTGCTCAGCTAGGAGCAAGGAATGCACCCGCACCTCCTAAATGCAGTTGTGAAATGGTTCTTAGGAAATGTGTTGTGAATTTGCAAGAGCTCTCTGCTCAACAGTGGCTTCAGCAGCACCTGGGGTTGTGGGAGAAGCTGAGATATGAATTGTGGATGGGCAGAGTCCTGGTGGGGGGAGGTCAGGgctgaggtggaggaggagccaggggaggttcgggTTGGATAATAggaagcttttcttctctgacagAGTGGTGatgctgtgtcactgctgcaCGGGGAGGTTGGGGGgaggtcaccatccctgggggtgtctGAGAACTGTGGAGACGTGGCACTGCAGGACGTGGttatgggcatggtggggggaAGCTGGGGTTAGACTGGGGGGTCTTAGGGGGTCTTTTCCACCCTTAATGATGTTGTGATTAAAGACAGAGACAAGCACAGACGTTACCATTTGGACACCCCTCCTCTCAGTTTGGATAAGGTCTTAGACAAGCTCACACCCACTTCCAAGTTTTGATCACAGCAGCTTTTCCCATGGGACCCATCAGCCTGTGACATTCTCCCCCTGTCCCCAATCCCCTTTGGCAATGAGAGATGATACCTATTGAGAACAGGCATTTATTTCTTGCATCTCCGCCGCGTGACGCTCCAACAGCGATGAGGTGGGCAGTGGGACAGGAGGCTGACCGTCACACCAGGGCTGAGCTGAGCGCTCCAGGCAGCCATGGCCTCGCTCAGTGGGCACGGAGCAGCTTGAGGGGCCACATCAGCATCCATGGGCAGGACGGGGGTGGCAGGAAGTGTGCCAGCAGCCCGgccactgccagccccagcagcagccataGCAGCCGGGCGCTGGCATACAGCGGCCCCAACCTGTGAGGAAATCTGTCAGCCgtgggtggggaggggagagcagccctgagcgTGACACCTGGGCCACGTCCCactctgggctgtgctgtgggcactCACCGTCCCTGCGCAGCCTGCATGTAGCCCCGGAAGTAGCGGAAGCGTGCATGGAGGTACAGCACACCgcaggctgcagccacaccTGCAGGgccagcagagagcaggatGGGGGCTGCAGCCATGGGAGAGCCGTGGCGGGGGGGAACTGCCCCATGGGTGCTCAGGGGATGCAGATGGGCACAGCTGCCTCGGGGTGCGTTTCGTCTTGCTGCCCCTTACCTTGATGGAAGAAGATCCCAGCAACccagaggagagagaggaagatgGGGAAGTACTCAGAGCAGTTCGCCCTGTGAGAAGCAGAGAGGAACAAAACCCACAGCCGGTGGGTGCCCAGAAGGACGTCCCAGAGCTGCACCCATAGACACAGTGACCTCATGGAGCCCTGAGCAATTCAATCTTAAGTTTGGCCAAGAAGTCTCAGAAGCTCAGGGAATGCAGCCAGAGCGGGAGCTGGAAACTGTGAGGAAGCGAATGCTGCGGCTACAGCCTGAGCAAGGGAGGCTGCCAGCTTTCCATAGTAATACATCAGTACCTTCCCCCTCTCTCTtaagacataaaaacaaacGACCTATTTGCATCCTTTTCCACAGGGAAAAGAatgaagggaggaagaaaacacaaggaagaaaggCCTTGGGCAGCCCTGCTCGGAGCCACAGCAGGAGGGGggcaaacagcacagcacagcacagcatagtatagcacagcacagcatagcatagcacagcacagcacagcatagcacagcacagcatagcacagcatagcacagcatagcacagcatagcacagcatagcacagcatagcacagcacagcacagcacagcacagcacagcacagcacagcatagcacagcacagcacagcacagcatagcacagcacagcatagcacagcatagcacagcatagcacagcatagcacagcacagcacagcacagcacagcacagcacagcacagcatagcacagcacagcacagcacagcacagcataggATAACATAGCACAGGATAgcatagcacagcacagcacaggataggataggatagcacagcacagcacagcatagtatagcacagcacagcatagcacagctcagcatagcacagctcagcatagcacagcacagcacagcacagcatagaATAGGATAGgatagcacagcacagcacagcacagcacaggataggataggatagcacagcacagcacagcacagcacaggataggatagcacagcacagcacagcacagcacagcacaggataggataggatagcacagcacagcacagcacaggataggatagcacagcacagcacagcacagcatagcacagcacaggataggataggatagcacagcacagcacagcacagcacaggataggataggataggatagcacagcacagcacagcacagcacaggataggatagcacagcacagcacagcacagcacagcacagcacagcacagcatagcacagcatagcacagcatagcacagcacaggataggataggatagcacagcacagcacagcacagcaccacgcAGGCTGGCCCTTCGTGGCACCACTGAAGGAGCCAGTGGGTGTTGTTGTCACTCCACCACCATCTTCCACCTGCTGGCAGGGAAATacatcagctctgctctcaaTGTACCCCCGCTCAGCCAATTCCTTTTGGCTGCTGATGGAATAGCATGACCAAGATGAAACATGGACAATGGTGCATGCTGGAAACCAGAGGGGTCTTCCAGCACTTCTCATTCCATAGgaacagaggaagaaggaaaagcccTCAACACGCACCCACAGTGCTCTCACAACACCACGACTTCAGGTCTTTCCTGATATTGATATTTAACCCAAGCAAGATCTGGGTGCAGCCACTGCAAACGACTAAACCTTACTGAGCCCTGAAGATCCGCTCAAACTCGGGGTGACCCGTTGTCTCTGGGGGAGAGATCTTGTACTTCCTCCGGGCGTAGATCACCTGCAGTGCAAAGTAGGCTGAAAGAGAGCAACAGACAGAGGTGACTGCCCAGCAGTGTTGCATTCAACCAAGCTTTCTCCAGTTCGGAGCCAAGCACAGGGCTGGAGGAAAATGGCACTCTGAGGTTCAATTAGAGATGCCCTGAGTGAGAGCACTGTGATGGGGCGATGATCTCTGACACTTCACTCCCATagggcagctctgtggctgGAGCAGCTCAAGAAGGGGGTGATGGGCTCAGGCCAGGAAAGGTCATTCCACAGTGATGAGGATTTGGACCGTTCCACCATCTGATGAATGATCATTATTCCCACAGGGGAATGCTGATGACGTTTCAAGTGcttgattttgcttttgttgaaaaCAAGGCTGTTCATCCAGGAGAACACAGAAGCATGAAACAGGCTGCGGTtgctgtggcagagctgtggtTGGGGTCAGTGAGGTGCCATAGGGTACTGAGAGGCAGACGAGGAGCCCACAAGGACCATGTTGTGGCTGTCCTACTGTAAGATAGAGGataagagcagagcagcaggacagagagGAGACAGATGTTGCAAGATTAAAGATGAGTGAGAGCCACACATGCCTGCAGATAAGCAATAGAACAGACATAGAGGGAAAGAGAAttagaaatgtaaataatttgGTGCTATGTGACCTATTACACAACGTTATCCACTTAACTATCCACAGAAATGCACTGAAGATGACGTGCACATGTGCTGGTGCCCTGTGCACAGCCCCATGCATGAGTGCTGGGGGGAAGCAGAGGGGATGAAGACCCCTCTGGGGACAGCTGAACGCTTCCTGTGCCAGATCCCACACACAGGTTTGGGGCAGTGCCCTGAGATGTGGCTGGGCCAGCTCACAGAGATTGGGATGCCTTTCAAAAGTGCCCTCTCAAAAGAAGGTGCTGAGAAGCTGCACTGCACAAACCTCCTCAGAAGGATGAAGAGctccatctgctctgcttcccatACTTTGTAGCCCTGTGGGTGCTCCAGAGTGtggagctgtggcactgagggacagcTCAGTGGGCAGTATTGGCAGGCAGTTGGACGAGATGATCTTAGtagccttttccaaccttactgattccATGCCTCCAGGTTAAACTCGACTGGATGCCTCCATTCCCCATGAGGATGCACCCCCAGACTCACCCACCATCAGCAGGGCTGACAGCTCCATGCATCTGAATACTCTTGGCAAACCTCTCAGTGGGGACTGGCAAGCTGTGACATTGCACAAGGTGTTTCCTGTGAAGCCACACTAGAGAACCAACCCCGGTGGCAGCGTTCTGCTCACAGACTGCATGGAACGCTGAAGGATCCcataaagcaaacacaaaatggGGGTGAAGGTGCCCTTTTTTGAATGAGCTGATGAGGTTTCCCAGTGAAAAGGTCTCTGAGACACTTCCTTAATTCATTTCAAGAATTCATCTTTCCTTCCCTGCACGCTGAGGGCTCCTTCCACCCCCACTTACATTAATAACCAAAAATGCATAAGACAAAACACTTCCATTTGTTTCTCAGTA includes these proteins:
- the LOC125700212 gene encoding leukotriene C4 synthase-like isoform X1, translated to MEGNMRSEVDLLAAVTVLGVLEQAYFALQVIYARRKYKISPPETTGHPEFERIFRAQANCSEYFPIFLSLLWVAGIFFHQGVAAACGVLYLHARFRYFRGYMQAAQGRLGPLYASARLLWLLLGLAVAGLLAHFLPPPSCPWMLMWPLKLLRAH
- the LOC125700212 gene encoding leukotriene C4 synthase-like isoform X2, coding for MRSEVDLLAAVTVLGVLEQAYFALQVIYARRKYKISPPETTGHPEFERIFRAQANCSEYFPIFLSLLWVAGIFFHQGVAAACGVLYLHARFRYFRGYMQAAQGRLGPLYASARLLWLLLGLAVAGLLAHFLPPPSCPWMLMWPLKLLRAH